Sequence from the Osmerus eperlanus chromosome 23, fOsmEpe2.1, whole genome shotgun sequence genome:
CAGCACCATGTGGTGGTTTGTGAGCGGTGCAGGTTTGTTATTTTTAGATATTAGGTCTCTTGGGAGCAACGCGTTTGGAAACAGTAGAATGGATGGGAGGAATTGATCGATGGATTGAAAGGGAAGGTAGAATTGATGACAAGATATACATTACTACGGTATCTTATCCTCTTCCTCCCGTTCTCTCCATCAGTGTCTCTTATCTCATGTCTTTTGAGGAGGATTAACTGGTTCTCACGCGACAACAACTCATTGGACATTGTGTTTATTTCATTCTTAAAAGTTTATAACAACTTCTGGATAACATACACgggaaaaaaaaataaaaaaaatattgaaattAATAAACATTTGTCGCACACCCCAGAATgaacataaaataaaaaagattgGAAGATTTTAATCACAGGAAATGTAATGTCACCCCCGACAACTAACAGCTGACATTACCTCAGATTACCACGGTAATTTGCCTGCTCCTGGGGACAGGTGGAAACACACATTAACCCCAGTGTCCAGATTAAGATTTAATCCAGATTAGGTTTTAtcataaacattttttttttaaagaatccAGATCAACAATATACATATTCTGGATAGGAATCTCAGATTTTTTCAATCTCttatgaaaaaaaataaaaataaaattgacCTCAAATGACAATTTAAATTCTAACCGCCCCACCATGTTTTTTAATCCCACTGAACAAGATTATTAGAAAATGAAAGAGCAGACATCTGAGTCATTAGCACGATTGTAACCATAACGACGTTGCTAGGATGCTTTAAATTAAGAGAGAAAATCTGTTACGAAAAATTAATCGGTAGTTCGGTTGTTTTAGTGTTTATTTAATTGGGTGGAAAAATTATGAAATGTTTCTGGAGTGAAGGAGAACGACCAACGGCAGTCAAATAAAGTTCATAaacctttctcttttttttgtcaatttatttcaatatatatatatttatatatatataaaatactgTCTCATAAAAAGCCTTACTTTGTACAATACCTGTGggtgagtgcgtgtgagtgGATGAACGAGTGAATCAATGAATGTGTGAGAGATTGAACGCAAGAAGAGAAAGCAGGAAAACTGTCTTTTATATAAACTAGTTACCGTTTTTGTCCGTTTTGCCCACTATAACAGTGTTTAaacaatatacacatacctaCTTACAAAGACAAGAGAGCGTACAGTTagcagatagggagggagaaagtTAGTACCCCTAACGGACACAAATGGGGGGGAAAAATTatgtaaagaaagaaaaaaagaaagtagaAAATGTTTTTTATGCTAAAAACCTATAAAAGAAGGCAGTACTTGTGTCTTACTGAGAAAGTATATCAGTGCATAACTTCTTTTGTGTGAGCAGAGTTCAAAGTGCCGATTTGGTTACTGTGGAGGTTGTCCCACTCCTTAGTTAAacgacaagaaaaaaaaaaaaattcaagggaggaagaacgaaagaaagaaagagaaagtctGTCTAGAAAGTACCACATATGTCTGAACTGACAGTACCACAGTTCCACAGTTCCACAGTACCACAGTTCCACAGTTCCACAGTACCACAGTACCACAGTACCACAGTTCCACAGTACCACAGTACCACAGTTCCACAGTACCACAGTACCACAGTTCCACAGTACCACAGTTCCACAGTTCCACAGTACCACAGTACCACAGTTCCACAGTTCCACAGTACCACAGTTCCACAGTTCCACAGTTCCACATCtgacataaaaaaaagaagacaattcTTAGAAAAATAAAATGCAAATTAAAGTGAAAAATAAAATGCACGTTTGTTGTAACACATCCGTCATGGCACCTTTTTAGTAGATCGTTTTCAAAGGCTGTTTTGAGGTACTTCTTTTATAAGAAATAAAAGAAAGACTAGAACAGATATCGTACAATTTTCATCGCAGTTTTTTTCCCCCATCGCTGTGTACAACAGTAGCACCGTTATTAAGTCGTTTCAGCATGACGCACCATTGGAATTCCACCTCTTTGCCACAGAAtcgatccccccccctcctccgcttCCGCAGAAAccatcatcatcagcatcatcgTCTCCGCAACCGGCTCTgagccctcccccacccacccacccacccctccaacccccgCCCCCAGCTCGTCGTCGGTCGTCCCCGCCAACGGCTGCTTTTTTCCGGAGCCTTGCCCCGTTACGTCCTCTTCATGCACACGACGCAGCGACTGACACGCGTACGCAGGTTACCGGCCTTCAGGGTCTCAGACTGGGGCTTcctgcaggggtcaggggttatcAGGGACCAGAGGGTTATCAGGGGTCATCCGTTTTGTAATGCACCAACATTCTGTAACGCGCCTCTCTTGCACTCAAAGCgcacatctcctcccctctccccccctcatacCCCTTTACGATTCaacgcctccctccctcgccccctcccctcatctccccccttgCTCACCTGAACATGTCAGTGGAGTCCACGGTGGCGAGCCAGAAGCTGTAGGAGTTGCCAAAGTAGTTGCAGGTTCCCCTGCCGTGGCACTCGATGAAGGGGGCGCTGCGGAACTCCTCCAGGCAGGAGCCCGGGGAGGCCAGGGCCTGGCCGGAACCCTCCGCACCCGCACTGGTGTGCTGCAcggggggaagggaggtggggagggagggaggaaggtaggTAGGGGGGAAGGGAGTGGAGGGATAGGAGAGGGGAGTAGATGGTGGGGGAGTggcggaaggaggagagaggaggggggtagaggggaggacgaggaaggaggggaggaagttACACATTTGTGGCTGTCAGAAGACTGTGTGTCCGTACAGTATGAATGTACTGTgtttatacagtatgtgtgtgtctgttctcacCATCATGAAGGAGTATCCTATCCACAGGGGCTCCCAGCTGGCTGGGCAGGAGGGGATCTGGATGGTCTGGCTGTGCACCGCGATCACCATGGCAGGAGcctcacacactgcacacctacacacacacacacatgttaccaCACAGATAGGtgcaccctcctcacctcctaccTTCCGTCTCTACATCCTGCCCTGATTATGGAGTGTTTCAGTGTTTCAGGTTCTccgcctccatccccctctccttccatccctcaacccccttctccctccctccatccttcccttaatccctccacccccccccttgctctctcccgccctccaccccccctccaccctcctctccttccaccccccctccaccctcctctccttccaccccccctccaccctcctctccttccaccccccctccaacccccctcccctctccctacctgCTGATGAAGGGCTTGATACCCTCTCCTGTGATGGGGGCCATGCTCATTGGCATGGGCTGAGGAGTGGACAGCCAATAGGAGTAGTCGTTGCGGGAGGCGAAATTGCACACGTTGTTGATGTTGCAGAACATGAAGGGCATGGTGCTGAACCTGCGCAGACAGCTGCCAGCAgtgcctgggggaggggagtgggggagagggatgagaggaggagagggggtgagaggagggaaggagaagagagaggagggagagatagaagagagagtaggatggagagaggaggagggagagagagaagagacaggaggatggagagagagaagagagaggaggatggagagagagaagagagaggaggatggagagagagaagagagaggaggagggagagagagaagagagaggaggatggagagagagaagagagaggaggatggagagagagaagagagaggaggatgaaggaggagagctgagaggaggagcgTCCAGGGCGACTCACCCAGATCCTGGCCGTGGGCTCTCTCGTTCCCCTGGACGTAGAGGAGGGAGTAGCCGTCGTAGATCAGCGAGGTGCCGTCCGGGCAGAAGGGCACGTCCTGGGCCTGGCTGTGGCGGGTGATCAGGAAGCCGTGGGCGATGGAAGCCCCACCGGGGGAGCCTGGGGGCCCCTGGAGGCCGTCTGAACCCCGGGGGCCGGGGTACCCTCGCTGACCTGGAGACACGGGGGGTGGTTGAATGGGAAGGATGTGAtgaacacgcacactcacacttatacccacacacatgcctggATTCTTCAAGACAGATGCATACATACGTGTCAACACAAAGTACAGTGCTAAGGGCCCCCTTACTGCACCATCAACTACATGGTATTtctttttaggggggggggggggcccaggtGCCTGCATCTCCCCTCACCTGGCTGTCCGGCCGGCCCGGGGTCACCCTTGCGTCCGGGGCCTCCACTGAATCCTGGGGGACCCTCGGGGCCCAAGTCTCCTGGGttacctggctggcctggggacacacacacaggagttcagagacaggtgctgtgtgtgtgtgtctgagtgtgtgtctgtgtgtgtgtgtctgagtgtgtgtctgtgtgtgtgtgtctgagtgtgtgtctgtgtgtgtgtctgagtgtgtgtctgtgtgtgtgtgtctgagtgtgtgtctgtgtgtgtgtgtctgagtgtgtgtctgagtgtgtgtgtctgagtgtgtgtgtcttctgacCATTAAGTCCCTCCCGTCCGGGGCCTCCAgggacacctctctctccaggctggCCCTGGATGCCCGGGGGGCCCCGCTCCCCCTTCAACACGATGGGGGCGGGGGCGACGCCCGAGTCTCCTGGCAGACCTGGGGGgagtcagggaggggagagaaggagggaggggaagagggaaagaggaggagatggggaggagggaagggagagagtggcAGGAGTCAGTACAGGCATGTTAGCGCTAGTCGAATCAAACGTATCCAGAGTGGCGGTGCTCACCAGGCTCTCCGGCGTCTCCGCGCTCTCCAGGGCCACCGTACGATCCGGGGGTACCAGACTCCCCCTTCggccctgggagaggaggggggggagacaagacGTGAatgctcaccctcacacacacacacacgcacactcacacacacacacacacactgacctgggAATCCGGGGACGCCAGGAAGACCAACATCTCCCTTCAGACCGCTGGGACCAGGAATACCAGAAGCAccctggtcacatgacacagGTGACATCATGAACAGTGACATCACAGAACATTGAAGGTAGAGCTAGAATCCTCGATAGACTCAAATAAGAGAACaacaagtgagagagagaacacagagggcacagaaagagagagagagagagagagagagaacacagagtttagagaaagagagagagacgtctaATCTGATCTGACATCCGTTACAGAgttgagtgggagagagagagagcgagagagagagagagagagagagagagagagagagagagagagagagagagagagagagagagagagagagagagagtggatccTCTCTTCCTTACCGAGAACCCGGGGCTTCCCATATCTCCCTTCTGTCCCGGGAAACCGGGCTGTCCGGAGGCACCAGggatgcccttctcccccttgaTCCCTCCGCTACCAGCAGGCCCGCGGGGCCCCTCTGGACCTGGGGgacctgcacacgcacagttcAAAGGTCAGTGTTCagagtggtgagtgtgtggggggtcacacatacacacagtccaaTGCAGGGCTTTCTTAGATGTGTatttaacacacacattcacacacactgttcaatcTCCACATGTTTACTTTACAGCTGTGGTTTGAAAATTGACAGAGCAACAAGTTTACATGGCAAGTTTGGCAGATGGCATGTGCTataggcgtgtgtgtttgtgtgtgtgttgtaatctCTTTGTAAATCTTCACAATCTGTTCTGTAAGGGGAAAAGTAGGGTTAAGATGGTCTTCAATCAATACGGTTCAGTTGTACTGTCCGACATTGTgtatatttatacacacacatgcgcacacacacacacacttgcattgaAATGTGACAACATCACATCAGTGACATCACATCTGTGACATCACATCCGACCGTCATAGGATCTAACCTGGAGGACCTAGGTATCCCAGAATTCCCGGTTTACAGAAGTAGCAGAGCCGTGGCGACGGCACAGCCGGCAAAGGGATTCAAACAAGAGCAggagttagcattagcattagctACAACCTCGGGCTAATGAGATAGAAGCTATCTTAGCTTTAGCTACAACCTCAGGATGGGTAGACAGGAGTTAGCTTAGCATAGCTGCAATAACTAGCCTTATGCTAGCTTAGCATAGTCACAGCCCCAGGCTGTGAATATACCTACAGTAACTAACAAGATAAATCCCTAGTTCCACATTTCCTACAGTAGTTACAGTAATTATTACATTATATCTAGCAGCAAACAGACTATTGTAAGAATGAATATATTTCTTAATCTTACTGCCTAATTAACAATATCACTGTCACAATATTTAAGGCCATATAGGGCATAGTACAGTACACAGTGATAAGTTACTGTTGAACGTGAGGGTTTCAACTTCAAGAATATAAACTACAGTTTACACAGTTCAAATATCATGTTCAGTCGTTTGTGAAGTGTTAGAACTGGTGTTTTCAACCTCAAGACGGAACGGGTGCAAGTATTTAAAGTGGAGGTTAAAAAGATGAGTCACTCGATCTACATGCTTCTACATCTACTGAAAAGTGCTCCTTCTCAATCGTGAATATACGGTTTATCGTGTAAAATCTATATCGTGAATATCTCGTTCCACAAATCGTGTATTTTATCGTAATACTTCTACCAGTGAGCAAGATCAGAAAGTGGAGATTAGAAAAATCAAAATTAAATATGCAGGGTGGAGGAACACAGTAGAGAAAACAAGTGTAAAATgtataaatataaatacaaatcaAACACATTTCTTATAATATAGAACACCGTGCAGAGGGGCTCTAGGACAGAGCGGAGGGTTCTAGAACAGAGCAGTGGAACATGCAAGAAGCTCTGGGTTCTGAAGTTCTGACCTGAGGGACCTGGAGGCGTGTCGtcagggaggaggcggggcccCACACCACAAGAGGGTGGAGCCCAGccgcaggaaacaggaagtaaaaTGACATCATACCCTTCATCAACCCACAGATACTCTGACCCTGGTGCTGGCCGTGTTCTGGGCCTAACCTAGCACGCTGCAAGATCTAGCACTGGGCTCGGACATTTGAGGAACgcattaaattaaattaatatatAAATCCATGTTCCTGTAAGTCCTCGTGAGAATAATTCAAAGTATTATTCGGCATTATTTAAGACCATTAAAAGTCAACCGTTTCACACATTGTCGTGTCATTCTCTGCAGCGGAGCCCAGTGCGGCCTGCTGAGTGCTGGCTGGTTGCCCAGGTGTGACGGGAACACAGGTGTCCATGCAGGCGACACACTCAGATCACTGTGAGAGGGCCCAGCCAGAAACCAACCCCTACCTGCCCCGGACCACAGCTTCACAGAGGGCCGGGAATACTGGGGGATACTGGGAAATACTGGAAAATGTTTGGGGATACTGGCAGTGAATACTGGTGTTACTGAGGAACACTGGAGAATACTGGGGTTAGTTTCTGGCTCGCCGGTGACAAcaccaacatcatcatcattaagacaacacacacacacatggaccctgtgtggagatgagggggtgggggtgggaggtgaggggtgaagggaggggggggtgcaggctGGAGGACGCTCCCCTGCaaaaggggaggggtgagggggagagggggtgaggaaacACCAGGGGTGAAGGGATGactgatggatggatgacataGACAACAAGCCCATGCTTATTAGGAGGTGTGGTCAGACCCCCTGTGAAGCACTCTGATTGGTGCGTGGAGCACCCCAGCGTTtcctggtgaggggagggggtgagagaggtgcaGTGTGCATGATGCGTGGTGGTGGCGGTGATTAAACCAATCGCTTGCATCGGTCGGTCGAGTGCTCGGTACGTACTCAACGCTGATTGGACAGTGTGGCGTTTGTACTCAGTGACATGGTAGGTGGTGATTGGTGCAGAACAACCATGCAAATCACTGGTCCTATCACACAGAAGCATTCACATGGTGACGGCCAAGTTGCTGCCTGGGTTGAACTCACTTTACCTCtttgctttttatttttttttgccaatGTATGTacatgtttaagtgtgtgtgtgtgtgtgaaggagaaagaagaggatattgtgagcgagggagagagagggaaagggtgaggcagagagagacaaagatggaGGCATTCCAAGAGGatcgagagatagagagcgagaaaaagacagaagagaaagaaaggttcATTGTAAACAGACTACCTCTGTTTTCCTATATCTCCCCTCACTGCTAAACTCCAAAATCCAAAATGGAGGACAGGGTGACAAAGCATAGTTCTCCAACCCAGGCAGCGACTTCAGCTACGGAGGAGAGAGGCTCCATATCCTACCTCCACGCCCTGGGGCGCCAGGGGAGCCTGGGTTCCCTTTGGGCCCCTGGAGGGCCAGCCCTGGGGGACCCGGGGGCCCAATACTGCCAGAGGAACCGGGGAGGCCGGGGAACCCTGCATCTCCTTTGGAACCGGGGAAGCCCGAGCTGCCTGGGAGACCAGGTAGGCCCACGTCTCCCTTCGCTCCTGGAGGTAAAAAAACCAGCACAGGTAGATGGGTTACGCTGCTTAGTTGGGATTGATGACGGTGAGAATTAATTATCATAATTGTAGAACTCACCTGGTATCCCTGGGAGACCGGGTGATCCAGGACCACCGAAGCCTGGCAGACCTAGAAGAGAGTGGAATGGTGGGAAATAGAGTTGTCAGCCGTGCCATGACTGTAGTTCCAAACCAGATTCCCTCCGCCTTTAGGCCTACAATTTGTCATGCGATGATTGGTTCTAACAAAGCCCAGTCTGGGGAACGGCATTGTGGGAATTGTAGTCTCACCTGGGTCTCCTTTGATTCCAGCTGGACCGGGGATCCCGTCCCGACCTGCTTGGCCCTTGTCGCCGGGGTAACCAGGTGAACCAGGACGGCCTGGCTCTCCCGGTCGGCCGGATGCTCCGCTGAGACCGGGGTTACCGGGGGCACCGTCCAGACCTTTTGGACCGCTAATACCAGGAGAACCTGGGGGCCGGAGGGAAGGGGAGCGCATGAGACGGGaggactgtgtgcgtgtgtgcgtgtgtgtacgtgtgtgtgcgtgtgtgtgcgtgtgtgtgcgtgtgtgtgtgtgtgtgtgcgtgtgtatacaaTTGGCAGTTCCTATGTGAGTTAACTTATGGAACATTGTCTTGGGTGCGTGGAAATCTTTTACTTTGCGTTGCGTGGTCAAGAAGGTCTACCTTGGAATCCTGGCAGGCCTGGGTCGCCCTTGGAGCCGGGACcgcctggcaggcctgggaggCCGGGACCGCCTGGATTTCCTTTCTGTCCGGTAGTTCCTGGATATCCTGGTTGGCCTGGTTcaccctgggggagagagagagaaggatggggagaaagagagaaagagagtgagagggagagagagagagagaggaggagggagagagagaagagagaaggatggggagaaagagagagaaatatatatatatatatatatatatatatatatatatatatatatatatatagagagagagagagagagagagagagagagagagagagagagagagagagagagagagagagagaagaagaaaaatagaTGAGTTTCCTCCATGTAGCAAAGCACAGTAACTACTAGAGGCGTCATTGATACAAAGCCGTTACACAtgaacattctctctcttcctggttctatctctctcttcctgattCTGCTTCCtggttctatctctctcttcctgattCTGCTTCCTggttctatctttctcttcctgATTCTGCTTCCtggttctatctctctcttcctgattCTGCTTCCTggttctatctttctcttcctgATTCTGCTTCCTggttctatctttctcttcctgATTCTGCTTCCTggttctatctttctcttcctgATTCTGCTTCCTGGTTCTGGTACCTTCAATCCGGATGCTCCAGGGAACCCTGCTCCGGCCAGTCCGGGGTCTCCCTTGGCCCCAGGGAACCCAGGGGCTCCAGGCCCCCCCGGGGACCCTGAGCGGCCGGGCTGACCAGGAGCTCCCTTCAAACCAGAGGGGCCAGGGAAGCCCATCTCCCCCATGGCCCCCTTCAACCCTGGGACTCCAGGAGAGCCAGGGCCCCCGGGGATACCCGCGTCTCCTTTAagacctgtggagaggaggaggggggaggaaggggggggggagcgggaggaggaggaggaagaaggatggGAATGAGGAGGTACCGAAGGTAGGGAtagaaagggtggaggagaatgGACGGGGGAGATGATTAGGAggaacgtttgtgtgtgtttgtgagacaaAGAGTGTAAAAGCCCATTTGTGCGtaacataagtgtgtgtgtgtgtttctacataCCTGATGGTCCTGAACTACCTGGACGTCCGTCTTGCCCGGGGAGACCTGGTTcaccagggagaccagagaTGCCCTTTTGGCCTGGCAGCCCACTGAAAcctagataacacacacacacacacacacagaaaacacagttCCCACATTCAGATGGAGCCGATTATGTCGACAGAGGTAGtgcacacaaaaccacacatacacaccaatacacacacacacacactgatacacgccaatacacacacacactgatacacaccaatacacacacacactgatacactggacacacatacacacattcagaacCGACAGGTCAAACGGTACCTGGAGCTCCTGGTTCTCCCTTAGAACCCTTAGAACCCAGGCTGGGGGGGGATGCGGGCCCGGGGGCACCTGGAAGGCCGGCGTCCCCCTTGTCTCCCTTCCCGCCGGGGCCTCCGGGCCCACCTGGTCGCCCTGGGAAACCGTCATCACCTGGGGTTTGAAACAATGAGAACATTATGGATTagtctgtgtgtttggatgtttatgtttctgtgtgtgtgtttgagggttcTGTATGTATAAATGagcttcagtgtgtgtttgagtatcctgtgtgcatgtgtgtgtgtgtgtgtgtgtgtgtgtgtaggtacctTTAGGTCCAGGGAAGCCAGGTGCACCAGGTCCTCCGGGCCCTCCAGAGGGTCCAGGGGAGCCCATCACACCCATGTCTCCCTTGGCACCTGTCAATCAATCAAtgcatcaatcaatcaatcaatcaatacatcaatcaatacaaacaaacaaacgtctTACCGGGCAGTCCAGGTAGGCCGTCACGCCCTGGTCCTCCAGGTCCTCCCGGAGCACCCACCGAGCCGGGGGAACCGGGGAACCCAGGAGAACCTCTGTCTCCCGGCAACCCTGGGATGTCCAGGCCAGGGGAGCCTGGGTCTCCCTTCGCTCCTGGCCCACCGGGGAACCCTGGAACAGGGttgcccgggggggggggagggggggaagcaggggaggaggggaggcaggggagaggagaggaggggttaaGGACAGACAGACTCTAATCAGTCAAGTTAAAATGTTATTATATTATGATATTTAATATCATAGttgttgggggaggtgggggccggggggccttACCGGGGGACCCACTAGGGCCGGGGGGGCCCGCGGCCCCGGGGAGGCCCTGGGAGCCGAACGAGGGGGAACCAGGGGGGCCACGAGCTCCGGGGGCTCCAGGGATACCAGAGTCACCTgtcgggggtggagggaggggggttggaggggaggggtggagcggagggggggtggaggggaggggtggagcggaggggaggtggagcggagggggggtggagggaggggaggggtaggggtACATACGTAC
This genomic interval carries:
- the col4a5 gene encoding collagen alpha-5(IV) chain, with protein sequence METGRTENGFHSDQMWVKGAVSACHGCAAGSKCDCSGVKGGKGERGYPGLQGQPGVPGFPGPEGPGGPRGEKGYDGPGGPTGPKGIRGPPGLPGFPGTPGIPGLPGQDGAPGPRGTAGCNGTKGERGFPGTSGYPGTEGRPGPPGLPGQKGDPGDVISSDRFGQKGSLGLPGLPGVPGNPGPPGLSGPLGPPGPRGNDGRHGPPGPQGPKGNMGLNFQGPKGEKGETGLRGPPGPPGQVGEQTGPTESEIQRGDKGDIGLPGPTGDVGPPGPPGPSGGQKGEKGEQGEAGKRGKPGKDGDPGPSGFPGSKGELGGPGLPGRDGDRGDKGDRGFPGPPGVVLGGDTSGRVGPKGEPGFPGSPGRKGDRGPPGLSGPSGQPGQPGVGSAGQPGQPGFPGDRGPKGEEGQPGIALPGPPGRSGSPGLQGSPGAPGPPGISSGGGACIGGAPGRPGVQGDRGFQGESGHKGDKGDTCVNCFSNGSPIPGPQGPAGPPGFPGTPGGPGPKGERGYSGGPGLLGPAGPPGQQGTPGYPGEKGDPGDAIVADGVRGDKGDTGFPGSPGLPGLDGRPGRDGVPGAPGLKGASGSQQVKGERGPQGEPGLPGGPGDRGSSGNPGYGPQGPSGEKGVQGVSGRPGTTGTPGAKGEPGQTVAEKGLPGPSGQNGDPGLPGGPGNPGQPGQPGFPGLPGAKGDPGLSGIGLPGPPGAKGFPGTPGQPGSTGGPGRPGVDGLPGQPGFPGSKGEPGFGSPGPQGPPGFPGGKGSSGPKGDSGFPGSPGQPGRSGFDGGPGSKGDSGIPGAPGARGPPGSPSFGSQGLPGAAGPPGPSGSPGFPGGPGAKGDPGSPGLDIPGLPGDRGSPGFPGSPGSVGAPGGPGGPGRDGLPGLPGAKGDMGVMGSPGPSGGPGGPGAPGFPGPKGDDGFPGRPGGPGGPGGKGDKGDAGLPGAPGPASPPSLGSKGSKGEPGAPGFSGLPGQKGISGLPGEPGLPGQDGRPGSSGPSGLKGDAGIPGGPGSPGVPGLKGAMGEMGFPGPSGLKGAPGQPGRSGSPGGPGAPGFPGAKGDPGLAGAGFPGASGLKGEPGQPGYPGTTGQKGNPGGPGLPGLPGGPGSKGDPGLPGFQGSPGISGPKGLDGAPGNPGLSGASGRPGEPGRPGSPGYPGDKGQAGRDGIPGPAGIKGDPGLPGFGGPGSPGLPGIPGAKGDVGLPGLPGSSGFPGSKGDAGFPGLPGSSGSIGPPGPPGLALQGPKGNPGSPGAPGRGGPPGPEGPRGPAGSGGIKGEKGIPGASGQPGFPGQKGDMGSPGFSGASGIPGPSGLKGDVGLPGVPGFPGPKGESGTPGSYGGPGERGDAGEPGLPGDSGVAPAPIVLKGERGPPGIQGQPGERGVPGGPGREGLNGQPGNPGDLGPEGPPGFSGGPGRKGDPGPAGQPGQRGYPGPRGSDGLQGPPGSPGGASIAHGFLITRHSQAQDVPFCPDGTSLIYDGYSLLYVQGNERAHGQDLGTAGSCLRRFSTMPFMFCNINNVCNFASRNDYSYWLSTPQPMPMSMAPITGEGIKPFISRCAVCEAPAMVIAVHSQTIQIPSCPASWEPLWIGYSFMMHTSAGAEGSGQALASPGSCLEEFRSAPFIECHGRGTCNYFGNSYSFWLATVDSTDMFRKPQSETLKAGNLRTRVSRCVVCMKRT